The proteins below are encoded in one region of Buttiauxella gaviniae:
- a CDS encoding type II toxin-antitoxin system RelE/ParE family toxin: MVYTTPRFDEWFDSQSEELQDRTLHALGNLQFLGPGLSRPYADTLKGSRFTNMKELRIQHCGRPIRAFYAFDFSRNAIVLCAGDKSKSKRFYETMMSIADKEFLAWLKSQEK; the protein is encoded by the coding sequence ATTGTTTACACAACACCACGTTTCGATGAGTGGTTTGATAGCCAAAGCGAAGAGCTTCAGGATCGTACATTACATGCGTTAGGGAATTTACAATTTTTGGGGCCAGGCTTGTCTCGCCCTTACGCAGATACGCTAAAGGGGTCTCGCTTCACCAATATGAAAGAGCTAAGAATTCAACATTGCGGCAGGCCTATTCGTGCATTTTATGCTTTTGATTTTTCCCGAAATGCCATCGTGCTTTGTGCGGGAGATAAATCGAAGAGTAAGCGGTTTTACGAAACCATGATGAGTATTGCTGACAAAGAGTTTTTGGCTTGGTTGAAGTCACAGGAGAAATAG
- a CDS encoding NeuD/PglB/VioB family sugar acetyltransferase produces MKKNLLIIGAGGHGRCIAELAALTGEFSQVNFLDDAWQPELAAESKIVGRTEHLAKYKHSFSHVFIGIGNNSVREKLHAQVLAQGMSLATLVHPTAFISPSAQIGRGTVVFAGVVIGPGSHVGDNVIINCNSTIDHDGFVDDFAHLGVGVQLAGSCHIGKSVFIQAGSCAGFGVVAEPYAVFAPGSTLKSRA; encoded by the coding sequence GTGAAAAAAAATTTACTCATTATTGGTGCGGGTGGACATGGACGCTGTATTGCTGAACTTGCAGCGCTGACAGGTGAGTTTTCGCAGGTTAATTTCCTCGATGACGCCTGGCAACCTGAGTTGGCCGCGGAGTCAAAAATTGTTGGGCGAACAGAGCATCTTGCTAAGTATAAACACTCTTTCAGTCATGTTTTTATCGGCATTGGCAACAATAGCGTCCGAGAGAAACTCCACGCGCAAGTGCTCGCGCAAGGCATGAGCCTGGCAACGTTAGTTCATCCTACCGCGTTCATCAGCCCCTCGGCGCAAATTGGTAGAGGTACGGTTGTATTCGCTGGTGTTGTAATAGGGCCAGGTTCACATGTCGGTGATAATGTAATCATTAATTGTAATTCAACAATTGATCATGATGGATTCGTGGATGATTTTGCGCACTTAGGCGTCGGGGTGCAATTGGCTGGGAGCTGCCATATTGGTAAAAGCGTGTTCATTCAGGCCGGATCGTGTGCTGGTTTTGGAGTAGTTGCTGAGCCCTACGCTGTCTTTGCGCCGGGATCCACATTGAAATCACGAGCATGA
- a CDS encoding helix-turn-helix domain-containing protein has product MKSDTKGYRTLEEIIATLSPERQKRVAEATEALILESCLHMIREQMGWSQKQLAEAMGISQPAVTAIEKRGNEVKLGTLKRYIEALGGKLSLQIEFPDGVKQLNI; this is encoded by the coding sequence ATGAAAAGCGACACGAAAGGTTATAGAACACTTGAAGAAATAATTGCCACGCTTTCGCCAGAAAGACAGAAACGAGTCGCTGAAGCTACCGAGGCACTCATCCTGGAAAGCTGCTTGCATATGATTCGCGAACAAATGGGCTGGTCGCAAAAGCAGTTAGCGGAAGCCATGGGAATCAGCCAGCCTGCGGTTACCGCGATTGAAAAACGGGGCAATGAAGTTAAGTTAGGGACGTTAAAGCGCTACATAGAGGCGTTGGGCGGCAAATTATCGCTGCAAATTGAATTTCCGGATGGCGTTAAGCAACTTAACATTTAA
- the alkA gene encoding DNA-3-methyladenine glycosylase 2, which yields MYQLDYIPPYDWKWMFGFLAARAVDGIESVSETRYCRSFAIDGHQGLLTLEPDETACKLNVTLSEGLQPVAHEVLRRIKQLLDLECQPNTILESLGELSAARPGLRLPGCMDTFEQSVRAILGQLVSVAMAAKLTGKLVQNFGEPLAENPGWRVFPTPERLASLVPDQLKQLGMPLKRGAAIIHLAQLRVKGELPLHCPADVEQGVKELITYPGIGRWTANYIALRGWQASDVFLPDDYLIKQRFPDMTPAQIRCYAERWKPWRSYALLHIWYSEGLLIKG from the coding sequence ATGTATCAGCTGGACTATATCCCGCCTTATGACTGGAAATGGATGTTTGGTTTTCTGGCGGCTCGTGCGGTCGATGGCATCGAATCGGTGAGTGAAACGCGTTATTGCCGCAGTTTTGCCATTGACGGTCACCAAGGGTTACTGACGCTGGAACCTGACGAAACCGCCTGCAAGCTAAACGTGACGCTAAGTGAAGGCTTGCAGCCCGTTGCCCATGAGGTTTTACGCCGCATAAAACAGCTCCTGGATCTGGAATGCCAGCCGAACACTATTCTTGAAAGTCTCGGTGAATTATCAGCGGCGCGTCCTGGCTTGCGGTTACCGGGATGTATGGACACCTTCGAGCAATCGGTGCGCGCGATTTTAGGCCAGTTGGTTAGCGTGGCGATGGCGGCAAAGCTCACTGGTAAGCTTGTACAAAATTTTGGCGAACCGTTGGCTGAAAATCCTGGCTGGCGAGTGTTCCCAACGCCTGAACGGCTGGCATCATTGGTTCCGGATCAGTTGAAACAGCTCGGCATGCCCCTTAAACGCGGTGCCGCGATTATTCATCTGGCGCAATTAAGGGTAAAAGGTGAGCTGCCGCTGCACTGCCCGGCGGACGTAGAACAAGGGGTAAAAGAGCTGATAACTTACCCGGGAATAGGCCGCTGGACGGCAAACTACATCGCGTTACGCGGCTGGCAGGCAAGCGATGTTTTCTTGCCCGACGATTACCTGATTAAGCAGCGTTTCCCCGATATGACACCCGCGCAAATTCGCTGTTACGCAGAGCGCTGGAAACCCTGGCGCTCCTATGCGTTGTTGCATATTTGGTACAGTGAAGGTTTGTTGATTAAAGGTTAG
- a CDS encoding MraY family glycosyltransferase: MQVMSIAVVIFVFSFVLTWCIRIYALKNNVIDIPNQRSSHSVPTPRGGGVAIVVAFLIGIIVLNVTDTVTFAQMLSLFIAGFITAVVGFLDDHGHIAARWRLLMHFLAAAAGLFFLAQFPTIDLFGYQFSAGLAGMIFGLVYLAWMLNLYNFMDGINGLASMEAIFFALASCVIIVFAVPNAMETTQVAILPLLGCAALGFIVWNFPKAKIFMGDAGSGFLGITIGLIVLHVSLLDSKLFLAEICLLGVFIVDATTTLLRRLIAGKKIYEAHASHTYQIFARKYGSHKPVTTGAFIINLVWLFPIALLISSGKVTGVVGVFIAWLPLLITAYRSGAGVKDKV, from the coding sequence ATGCAGGTAATGAGTATAGCCGTGGTCATCTTTGTTTTCTCATTTGTGTTGACCTGGTGTATCCGAATTTATGCGTTAAAGAATAATGTTATCGATATTCCTAACCAGAGAAGCTCACATTCTGTACCGACCCCTCGCGGCGGCGGGGTCGCTATTGTTGTGGCTTTTTTGATTGGTATCATTGTGTTAAACGTTACAGACACTGTCACTTTTGCACAAATGTTGTCTTTATTTATTGCTGGGTTTATTACCGCAGTTGTAGGGTTTCTTGACGATCATGGGCATATCGCCGCGCGTTGGCGTCTATTGATGCATTTCTTGGCCGCCGCCGCAGGGCTCTTTTTCCTTGCGCAATTCCCCACGATTGACCTTTTTGGTTATCAATTTTCTGCCGGATTGGCGGGAATGATTTTTGGCTTGGTTTATCTGGCATGGATGTTAAATCTCTATAATTTTATGGATGGTATAAATGGTCTTGCCAGCATGGAAGCCATTTTCTTTGCCTTAGCCTCTTGTGTCATTATTGTATTTGCTGTTCCAAATGCAATGGAAACCACTCAGGTCGCAATTTTACCTTTACTGGGCTGTGCCGCACTTGGATTTATTGTTTGGAATTTCCCGAAAGCAAAAATCTTTATGGGCGATGCCGGCAGTGGCTTCCTGGGTATTACGATTGGACTTATAGTCCTGCATGTGTCACTGCTTGATAGTAAACTATTTCTTGCTGAAATCTGCCTGCTAGGTGTGTTTATCGTTGATGCAACGACCACATTACTTCGTAGATTAATTGCCGGAAAGAAAATCTATGAAGCACATGCCAGTCATACCTATCAAATTTTTGCTCGTAAATATGGTTCACACAAGCCAGTAACCACAGGGGCTTTTATTATTAATCTCGTGTGGCTGTTCCCTATTGCACTGCTTATCTCTTCTGGAAAAGTTACTGGCGTAGTCGGTGTGTTTATCGCATGGTTGCCATTACTCATTACGGCGTATCGTAGTGGCGCGGGAGTTAAGGATAAGGTTTAA
- the yegD gene encoding molecular chaperone, with translation MQFIGFDYGTANCSVAVMRDGVPQALEMENGSTLLPSMLCAPTRESVSEWLYRHHDVPATGTETQALLRRAVSFNREEDIDVLPNSVQFGLSSLRQYMEDPEEVYFVKSPKSFLGASGLKPQQVALFEDLVCAMMLHIRNQAQSQVAEPITQAVIGRPINFQGLGGDEANQQAQGILDRAAHRAGFKDVVFQFEPVAAGLDFEATLTEEKRVLVVDIGGGTTDCSVLLMGPQWRARRDREQSLLGHSGCRVGGNDLDIMLAFKQLSPLLGMGGQTEKGIALPVLPWWNAVAINDVPAQNDFYSSANGRMLNELVRDSREPEKVAFLQKVWRQRLSYRLVRAAEESKIALSDSKHVATLLPFISKELGCEITQPELESAISQPLQRILEQVTLALENSTVKPDVIYLTGGSARSPLLKQALAQQLPGIPLAGGDDFGSVTAGLARWADVVFRD, from the coding sequence ATGCAATTTATAGGCTTCGATTATGGTACAGCAAACTGCTCGGTAGCAGTGATGCGCGATGGCGTTCCACAGGCGCTGGAGATGGAAAACGGCTCGACATTGCTTCCGTCAATGTTGTGCGCCCCGACGCGTGAATCCGTCAGCGAGTGGCTCTATCGCCACCATGATGTTCCTGCGACCGGGACCGAAACCCAGGCGTTGCTGCGTCGCGCGGTCTCTTTTAATCGCGAAGAAGATATTGATGTCTTGCCGAATAGCGTGCAGTTCGGGCTAAGTTCTCTGCGTCAGTATATGGAAGATCCGGAAGAGGTTTACTTCGTTAAATCGCCAAAATCTTTCCTGGGTGCCAGCGGTTTGAAACCCCAACAGGTCGCACTATTTGAAGATTTAGTCTGCGCCATGATGCTGCATATTCGCAATCAGGCGCAAAGCCAGGTCGCCGAACCGATCACTCAGGCCGTGATTGGCCGCCCGATTAACTTCCAGGGTCTGGGTGGAGATGAAGCCAACCAGCAGGCGCAAGGGATCCTCGATCGCGCAGCGCACCGTGCCGGTTTTAAAGATGTGGTGTTCCAGTTTGAGCCGGTCGCCGCGGGGCTTGATTTCGAAGCCACATTAACGGAGGAGAAGCGCGTCCTGGTTGTCGACATCGGCGGTGGTACGACCGACTGTTCCGTACTGCTGATGGGGCCACAATGGCGCGCCCGTCGTGACCGTGAACAGAGTCTGCTCGGCCACAGTGGTTGCCGCGTGGGCGGTAACGATCTCGATATTATGCTGGCCTTTAAGCAGCTTTCCCCTCTACTGGGTATGGGCGGCCAAACCGAGAAAGGTATCGCTCTGCCGGTGTTGCCATGGTGGAATGCGGTTGCCATTAACGATGTTCCAGCGCAAAACGATTTCTACAGCAGCGCCAATGGCCGCATGCTCAATGAACTGGTGCGCGATTCGCGCGAACCGGAGAAAGTGGCCTTCCTGCAAAAAGTCTGGCGTCAGCGTCTGAGCTATCGCCTGGTGCGCGCGGCTGAAGAGAGTAAAATTGCGCTTTCCGATAGCAAACACGTTGCCACACTGCTGCCGTTTATCAGCAAAGAACTGGGCTGCGAGATTACTCAGCCGGAGCTGGAAAGCGCCATCAGCCAGCCGCTGCAACGCATTCTGGAGCAGGTCACCCTGGCGCTGGAAAACAGCACAGTGAAGCCCGATGTGATTTATCTTACCGGCGGTAGCGCGCGTTCGCCCCTGCTTAAACAGGCGCTGGCTCAGCAACTGCCCGGAATTCCACTTGCAGGAGGCGATGATTTCGGCTCCGTTACCGCAGGCCTTGCCCGTTGGGCAGATGTAGTGTTCCGGGATTAA
- a CDS encoding NAD-dependent epimerase/dehydratase family protein, translating to MKILVTGATGFVGSQLLKELKTKQYDVIGTSRRSVQAESDLVNIGNISEQTDWSTTLVGCDVVVHTAGRAHMMNDQADDKLAEFRRVNRDATLKLARDAHAADVKHFIFISSIGVNGNITKNEAFTEASTPNPTSDYAISKLEAELALCNEFSNTSMAITVIRPALICGENAPGNIRRLLRLVESGIPLPFKGIKNKRGMVSLNNVVSFIIACIENPLSQNELFLLADIDKPTTEGIVRSFAAGMNKPARIVWFPSSILKAGLKIIKKESLYEQLFGSLDIDASKATNLLGWVPPANIFETMKQTSAYYKDAK from the coding sequence GTGAAAATTCTGGTGACAGGAGCAACTGGGTTTGTAGGTAGTCAGTTACTTAAAGAACTCAAAACTAAACAATACGATGTGATCGGCACTTCTCGGCGTTCAGTTCAAGCAGAATCGGATCTTGTTAACATCGGTAATATCTCTGAACAAACAGATTGGTCTACAACATTAGTTGGATGTGATGTTGTTGTTCATACCGCTGGGCGAGCGCATATGATGAACGATCAAGCTGATGATAAGTTAGCTGAATTTCGCCGAGTCAACCGAGATGCGACGCTTAAATTAGCTCGTGATGCGCATGCCGCAGATGTGAAGCATTTTATCTTTATTAGTTCGATAGGGGTAAATGGCAACATTACGAAGAATGAAGCTTTTACAGAGGCATCTACCCCAAACCCAACTTCCGATTATGCTATTTCTAAACTAGAGGCTGAATTAGCCTTATGTAACGAATTCAGCAATACCTCTATGGCCATCACGGTCATTCGCCCTGCACTCATTTGTGGGGAAAATGCGCCTGGCAATATCCGACGCTTGCTCAGACTTGTTGAAAGTGGAATTCCTTTGCCTTTTAAAGGGATTAAAAATAAAAGAGGAATGGTTTCACTTAACAATGTTGTGAGTTTTATCATTGCCTGCATAGAAAACCCGTTGTCACAGAATGAGCTTTTCTTGCTTGCAGACATAGATAAACCAACAACAGAAGGCATTGTTCGCTCATTTGCTGCAGGGATGAATAAACCTGCGCGAATCGTTTGGTTCCCGTCCTCTATTTTAAAAGCAGGATTAAAAATTATTAAAAAAGAAAGTCTTTATGAGCAGCTCTTTGGCTCACTAGATATTGATGCTAGCAAAGCAACTAACCTTCTAGGCTGGGTACCCCCAGCAAATATATTTGAAACTATGAAACAAACCTCAGCGTATTATAAGGATGCAAAATAA
- a CDS encoding MdtA/MuxA family multidrug efflux RND transporter periplasmic adaptor subunit, which yields MKGTFTARWLWIAVAVIVVIAAVFYWRSTITDNDNARSQSAQQRPAGGRPGMRGGALAPVQAATAASESVPRYLTGLGTITAANTVTVRSRVDGQLQAIHFQEGQQVKAGDLLAEIDPSQFKIALAQAQGQLAKDQATLANARRDLARYQQLVKTNLVSRQEMDAQQALVNESVGTIKADEAAVASAQLQLDWSRITAPIDGRVGLKQVDIGNQISSGDTAGIVVLTQTHPIDLIFTLPEGDIATVVKAQKAGATLSVEAWDRTNKQKLSSGSLLSLDNQIDATTGTIKLKARFNNEDDALFPNQFVNAHMLVDTQQNAVVIPTAAVQMGNEGNFVWVLNSEDKVSKHLVTTGIQDSQKVVITAGLSAGDRVVTDGIDRLTEGAKVEVVEAQSATASTPSVPAETQKKHKRNGAAS from the coding sequence ATGAAAGGCACTTTCACCGCACGTTGGTTATGGATTGCTGTAGCCGTTATTGTCGTTATCGCCGCCGTTTTTTACTGGCGCAGCACGATTACCGATAACGATAACGCTCGCTCGCAATCAGCGCAGCAACGCCCTGCTGGTGGTCGACCAGGGATGCGCGGTGGTGCGCTCGCCCCGGTTCAGGCGGCGACAGCAGCCAGTGAATCGGTGCCGCGTTATCTCACCGGGCTCGGGACGATTACCGCCGCGAATACCGTTACCGTGCGTAGCCGTGTAGATGGGCAGCTACAGGCCATTCACTTCCAGGAAGGGCAACAGGTTAAAGCCGGTGATTTACTGGCAGAAATTGACCCAAGCCAATTCAAAATCGCCCTCGCCCAGGCACAAGGCCAGCTCGCCAAAGATCAGGCAACGCTCGCCAACGCCCGTCGCGATCTGGCGCGTTACCAGCAACTGGTAAAAACTAATCTGGTTTCTCGCCAGGAAATGGATGCTCAACAAGCGTTAGTGAATGAGTCCGTCGGCACGATCAAAGCGGATGAAGCCGCCGTTGCCAGCGCACAATTGCAGCTCGACTGGAGCCGCATCACCGCGCCCATTGATGGCCGCGTGGGGCTTAAACAGGTAGATATCGGCAATCAGATTTCCAGCGGCGACACCGCCGGGATCGTGGTTCTGACGCAAACTCACCCTATCGACCTGATCTTTACCCTGCCGGAAGGCGACATCGCCACCGTCGTTAAGGCGCAAAAAGCGGGCGCTACGCTGAGCGTTGAGGCCTGGGATCGCACCAACAAGCAGAAACTCAGCAGCGGTTCATTGTTAAGCCTGGATAACCAGATTGACGCCACCACCGGCACCATCAAACTCAAAGCCCGTTTTAATAACGAAGACGATGCACTTTTCCCGAATCAGTTTGTGAATGCGCACATGCTGGTGGATACCCAGCAAAATGCGGTCGTCATCCCAACTGCCGCCGTGCAAATGGGTAACGAAGGCAACTTCGTCTGGGTGCTTAATAGCGAAGATAAAGTCAGCAAACACCTCGTGACGACAGGCATTCAGGACAGCCAAAAAGTAGTGATTACCGCAGGCCTGTCTGCTGGCGACCGTGTCGTCACCGACGGGATTGACCGCCTGACCGAAGGCGCAAAAGTTGAAGTCGTCGAGGCGCAATCTGCCACGGCAAGCACACCTTCCGTGCCTGCAGAAACGCAGAAAAAGCACAAACGTAACGGAGCGGCTTCCTGA
- a CDS encoding MdtB/MuxB family multidrug efflux RND transporter permease subunit — MQVLPPSATGGPSRLFILRPVATTLLMVAILLAGIIGYRFLPVSALPEVDYPTIQVVTLYPGASPDVVTSAITAPLERQFGQMSGLKQMSSQSAGGASVITLQFQLTLPLDVAEQEVQAAINAATNLLPNDLPNPPVYSKVNPADPPIMTLAVTSTAMPMTQVEDMVETRVAQKISQVSGVGLVTLSGGQRPAVRVKLNAPAIAALGLTSETVRTAITSANVNSAKGSLDGPERAVTLSANDQMQSADEYRNLIIAYQNGAPIRLGDVATVEQGAENAWLGAWANKQPAIVMNVQRQPGANIIDTADSIRAMLPALTKSLPKSVEVKLLSDRTTNIRASVTDTQHELMLAIALVVMIIYLFLRNVPATIIPAVAVPLSLIGTFAVMVFLDFSINNLTLMALTIATGFVVDDAIVVIENISRYIEKGEKPLAASLKGAGEIGFTIISLTFSLIAVLIPLLFMGDIVGRLFREFAVTLAIAILISAVVSLTLTPMMCARMLSHESLRKQNRFSRASERFFDRVIAGYGRMLTRVLNHPWLTLGVAFGTLALTVLLWIFIPKGFFPIQDNGIIQGTLQAPQSVSFANMAQRQQQVADVIMKDPAVESLTSFIGVDGTNPSLNSARLQINLKPLSDRDDRIPVVIERLQSDVAKVPGVALYLQPVQDLTIDTTVSRTQYQFSLQATSLDELSTWVPQLTEKLRTLPQLADVSSDWQDQGLVAYVNVDRASASRLGISMSDVDNALYNAFGQRLISTIYTQANQYRVVLEHDTSATPGLSALDNIRLASTEGGSVPLSAIAKIEQRLAPLTVNHLDQFPSSTFSFNVTSNYSLEEAVNAITAAEKDLAMPADITTQFQGSTLAFQAALGSTIWLIVASVVAMYIVLGVLYESFIHPITILSTLPTAGVGALLALMLAGAELDVIAIIGIILLIGIVKKNAIMMIDFALAAEREQGMKPYDAIYQACLLRFRPILMTTLAALLGALPLMLSTGVGAELRRPLGIGMVGGLLVSQVLTLFTTPVIYLLFDNLSHAVRRRFARGDEDVL, encoded by the coding sequence ATGCAGGTGTTACCCCCGAGCGCCACGGGAGGCCCGTCTCGCCTGTTTATCCTGCGGCCCGTCGCCACCACGCTTTTAATGGTGGCTATTTTGCTTGCCGGGATTATTGGTTATCGCTTCCTGCCGGTTTCGGCACTCCCCGAAGTGGATTACCCGACAATCCAGGTCGTCACCCTTTATCCGGGTGCCAGCCCGGATGTGGTGACATCGGCGATTACCGCGCCGCTTGAGCGCCAGTTTGGGCAGATGTCCGGCCTGAAACAGATGTCCTCGCAGAGTGCAGGCGGTGCCTCGGTCATTACGCTGCAATTCCAGCTTACGCTGCCATTAGATGTTGCCGAGCAGGAAGTTCAAGCCGCGATTAACGCCGCCACCAACCTGCTGCCAAACGATCTGCCTAACCCGCCGGTTTACAGCAAAGTTAACCCCGCCGATCCGCCAATTATGACGCTCGCCGTCACCTCCACCGCCATGCCAATGACGCAAGTTGAAGACATGGTAGAGACGCGTGTCGCGCAAAAAATTTCGCAGGTTTCCGGCGTCGGTCTGGTGACACTTTCCGGCGGCCAGCGCCCTGCTGTGCGCGTGAAACTCAACGCGCCCGCCATTGCCGCCCTCGGATTAACCAGCGAAACGGTGCGCACGGCAATCACCAGCGCCAACGTCAACTCGGCAAAGGGCAGCCTGGATGGCCCGGAACGCGCCGTTACCCTCTCGGCAAACGACCAAATGCAGTCTGCCGATGAATACCGCAACCTGATTATTGCGTATCAGAACGGGGCACCCATTCGTCTTGGGGATGTGGCAACCGTTGAGCAAGGTGCAGAAAATGCCTGGCTCGGTGCCTGGGCGAACAAACAGCCCGCGATTGTGATGAACGTCCAGCGCCAGCCGGGGGCCAACATTATCGATACCGCCGACAGCATTCGTGCGATGTTGCCCGCGTTAACCAAAAGTTTGCCCAAATCGGTCGAGGTCAAATTACTCAGCGACCGCACCACCAATATTCGCGCCTCGGTCACCGATACGCAGCACGAATTAATGCTCGCCATCGCGCTGGTAGTGATGATCATTTATCTGTTCCTGCGCAATGTTCCGGCGACCATTATTCCGGCGGTTGCAGTGCCGCTGTCGTTGATTGGCACCTTTGCCGTGATGGTCTTTTTGGACTTCTCGATAAATAACCTGACGCTCATGGCGCTAACCATCGCCACCGGTTTTGTGGTCGATGACGCCATTGTGGTTATCGAAAACATCTCACGCTATATCGAAAAAGGTGAAAAGCCGCTTGCCGCCTCGCTAAAAGGCGCGGGCGAGATTGGCTTTACCATTATTTCACTGACCTTCTCGCTGATTGCGGTGCTAATCCCGCTGCTGTTTATGGGCGATATCGTGGGACGCTTGTTCCGCGAGTTTGCCGTCACGCTGGCGATTGCCATTTTGATTTCTGCGGTGGTGTCGCTGACGCTGACGCCAATGATGTGCGCCCGCATGTTAAGCCACGAATCGCTGCGTAAACAGAACCGTTTTTCCCGCGCCAGCGAGCGCTTTTTCGACCGTGTGATTGCCGGTTATGGGCGAATGCTAACGCGCGTGTTAAATCACCCGTGGCTGACGCTGGGCGTCGCTTTCGGTACCCTGGCGCTCACCGTTTTGCTGTGGATTTTCATCCCGAAAGGCTTCTTCCCGATTCAGGATAACGGCATTATTCAGGGCACGCTACAAGCCCCGCAGTCCGTCTCATTTGCCAACATGGCTCAGCGCCAGCAGCAGGTTGCAGACGTGATAATGAAAGATCCGGCGGTGGAAAGCCTGACGTCATTTATTGGCGTGGACGGCACTAACCCGTCGCTGAACAGCGCGCGTTTGCAAATCAACCTTAAACCGTTGAGCGACCGTGACGACCGCATTCCTGTGGTGATTGAACGTCTGCAGAGTGATGTCGCGAAAGTCCCTGGCGTGGCGCTTTACCTGCAGCCGGTGCAAGATCTGACTATCGATACCACCGTGAGCCGCACGCAATATCAGTTCAGCCTGCAGGCCACATCACTCGACGAGCTCAGCACCTGGGTTCCGCAATTGACAGAAAAATTGCGCACCTTGCCGCAACTGGCGGATGTCAGCAGCGACTGGCAGGATCAGGGGCTGGTGGCTTACGTCAACGTTGACCGGGCCAGCGCCAGCCGCCTGGGGATCTCGATGTCAGATGTGGATAACGCGCTGTACAACGCGTTTGGTCAGCGCCTGATTTCTACCATTTACACGCAGGCGAACCAGTATCGCGTGGTGCTTGAGCACGACACCAGCGCCACGCCAGGCCTGAGCGCGCTGGATAATATCCGTCTTGCCAGCACCGAGGGTGGCAGCGTGCCGCTAAGCGCCATTGCAAAAATCGAGCAGCGCTTAGCCCCGCTGACGGTAAACCATCTCGACCAGTTCCCGTCGAGCACCTTCTCATTTAACGTCACCAGTAACTATTCGCTGGAAGAGGCGGTCAACGCGATAACGGCGGCAGAAAAAGATCTCGCTATGCCGGCGGATATCACCACCCAATTCCAGGGCAGCACCCTGGCCTTCCAGGCCGCGTTAGGGAGCACCATCTGGTTGATCGTAGCCTCCGTAGTGGCGATGTATATTGTGCTCGGCGTGCTGTATGAGAGTTTCATTCATCCGATAACCATTCTTTCTACGCTGCCCACCGCAGGCGTGGGCGCGCTGCTGGCGCTGATGTTGGCGGGCGCTGAACTGGATGTGATTGCGATAATCGGCATCATCCTGCTAATCGGTATCGTGAAGAAAAATGCCATCATGATGATCGACTTCGCGCTGGCGGCTGAACGTGAGCAGGGGATGAAACCCTACGACGCGATTTATCAGGCCTGCCTTTTGCGTTTCCGCCCAATTCTGATGACAACCCTTGCCGCCCTGCTTGGGGCGCTGCCGCTGATGCTCTCGACGGGCGTTGGGGCAGAGCTGCGCCGCCCATTGGGGATCGGGATGGTGGGCGGATTGTTGGTCAGCCAGGTGTTAACGCTGTTCACCACGCCGGTTATTTACCTGTTGTTTGATAACCTGTCGCACGCGGTGCGTCGTCGCTTCGCTCGTGGTGATGAGGACGTGCTGTGA